The Paraburkholderia hospita region CTTCCCCCGTCAATTTTGAAATGCTCAATCATGCAGGTGACGCCGCCGCCTGCAACCTGCACGTAATTGCCGAAGTTATCTGTCAAAGACGCATAGGATGACGGTCCATAGCTTCGCAACGATTTGATCGCGCGGCTAATTTGAGCCGGTGTGGGCGCTGGGATGCCCGCTTTACCCTCGATGTCAAATTTCATTGGCGGATCTACTTCGAAGAGAGTCGAGAACGGGGCATTCTGCCAGCGCGTTGATCTTATTTGTTGAACGGCCGCGATTGGTAAATCTGAAGGGCTTTTCAGGGTCGATCGGAACCGACTTCGTCAGGCGGTGACCGGCCACAAGCGGCCGATCACGTTCATGTAACGGTTGACCCTTGATTGGGGCAAACCGGCCATTCGAATTTTGCATCCTGATTCAAATGGCCGTCCGTACAGTCGGCAGGTTGTTTCGTTGTTGTCACTGTCTAATGGTCGCGCGATGCTGACCTTCGTGCGGAATTTATCGGCCCGCTCATTCCCCGTTCCCTGATCCGTAAGATCGCGCGCCGCTACATCGCTGGCGAAACGCTATGCGATGCCCGCACGCGCATCCACGCGCTCCACGCAGCAGGCCTCAGAACAACCGTCGATGTGTTGGGCGAGACCGCGTCGTCGTCGGATCAGGCAGAGTCGATGACTCGCGAATATCTCAATCTCGTCCAGACGCTCGGCGCTCAAAATGAGCCCACCGAGCTGTCGATAAAGCTGACCGCGCTGGGGTTGCATCTCGACGAAGACGCTTGCATGGCGCGAGTCTCGGTGATTCTGCGAGCGGCAGCATCGCACGGGATCAGCGCGTGCATCGACATGGAAGACATCAGTTGCACCCAGAAAACGCTCGATGCGTTCTTGAAGCTTGAATCCGACGGGCATCCAGTCGGAATCGCACTACAAGCATATTTGACGCGCACAAACGATGACATAGTTCCATTGCACGCACGCAAGAGTCGCATGCGTATTTGCAAGGGGATTTACGCGGAGGCGAAGGAGCATCTTGTCGAGGGCGCGTCGACGGATCGGGCCACGATCAACTCACACTTCGTTCGGCACGTTTCGACCGCTATTCAGGCGGGATCATTTGTCGGCATTGCAACGCACGATGCACAATTGATCGATGCTGTGAGCAACTGGCTGCAACGCGAGCAAATCGACAGGTCACGATTCGAGTTCCAGATGTTACTGGGGGTGTGCGAACCGCTGCGTGACGCTTTGCTTGCGCAAGGATTTAACGTGCGCGTCTATGTGCCATACGGGCATGACTGGTATGGCTACAGCACTCGGCGAATCAAGGAGAATCCACGAATCGCCGGATATATCCTGTCGGCGATGATACGTCGCGATCGGACTCGCTAGCAGTTACAGCACGTCCCGAGGATCGGGACCGACCAGATCATCGGTCCCGGTCGAACGGCTGCTTTGGAGAAGTCCGGTCGGCCGATGTGGGTCGGCCTGAGTCCATCCGTGCTTCGAACTCATCGCCGCAAAGCGGTCATTGGTATTTCGCTCCCCGAAACCGGCCGGTCGTCAACGCGCACTCCCGACCCTGAGCGGACCGTCGATGAAGCACGGAACGGTCATTCAAACGCCTCCACACACAGGTCTTTATTCACAATTTCTCGGCAGACTACGTCGTCTGCGTGTTCCACCAACGTTCTGCCTCATCGAGGCGAGCGCACGCGCGTTCCGCAACCACCGTCGGGGAGACACCTTGGTCGAATCTGAACCAGTTGTCGGTATCGGGCCCGGGCGAGCCCAATCTGTGACGTTGGCTCGGGTGAAGGTCGTGCGCCGTCAGGGTCGCAGCAGGGATGAATTTCCCCCAATGGGTGGTGAAGCCCTCGACGCCACACGAAGCTATTTCCACAACGAAGCCTCCACCGTGGCGGTCGAACTGGACTGTAAGAAGGTCAACCCTGTTTTCACGTTGTCTTCTGAAATGAGGCAGGGTTCCTTTGAATCCCAACCGGCGAAGTGCGGGGACGAACTGCGCCTTTAGTTGCAAGGTCATTTCTTCACGGCTCATGGTCAATGTTAGTGCTTTGTTAGATTGAACCAGTTATAACTCGGATGGTCTTCAATGTCGGGATTCGATGCGAGCGTCCGCAACTGGCCGAGGCCGTGTGGAAACGACTTTTTCGCGTTAAGGCGAGTTTGCTTGGCCTGCTCGAGCGTGTTTTGTAGACCGGGCGATGTTCCCGACATCACCGATCGCAAGACGACCCCTCAGGGCCTCAGCTTCCAGCCATCCTCATCGCCTTCGTCGTCCTCGCAACCCCAAGTATATTCATGACTCGCTTAAGGTTGTAGGCCAGTACCTGGAGACTCATTTCGGTACTCACCCGCCCAAGCGTCCGCGTCAGGAAGTGCGTGGAACCCATCCAGTGCTTGAGCGTTCCGAAGACATGCTCGACAGTACTTCTGCGTACGGTCATTGCCTCAGGACTCCGGTCCAACCGACGCTGCATAGCTTCCAGTACATGTTCATGCTCCCATCGTCGGATGCGGCGATAGTCGCTGGGCGAACAGCGCGCCTTGAGAGGGCAGCGCGGGCAAGCGCTGGGCCAGTACACTCGCAGATTCATTTCATTTTCGACGGTGTTAAATCGATGAATGGCGCGTTCGCCGGCTGGGCATCGATACACGTCGTCTTTTGCGACGTAGACGAAGTCGCGCTTTGTAAAGAGGCCCTTCTTCCTCGACGCCGAGGTCAGTGGTTTGGGGACATACGCTGTGATGCCGGCCAGATCGCACGAGCGGATCTCAGGACCGCTGTAGTAGCCTCGATCAGCCAGCACCTTCAGTCCTGGTTTGCCCATCGCCTCCTTCGCTGACACGGCCATCTTGCTGAGTTGACCACGATCGTTTCCGACGTTGGTCACCTCGTGCTCGACAATCAGATGATGCTTCGTGTCCACGACAGTCTGAACGTTGTAGCCGACCGTTCCGGTTCTCCTGCCATCACTGGTCATGGAACGGGAATCCTGATCCGTGAGTGACAACTGTTTGTCGGGCTGGTTCTTCAACTGCGCTCTGATCTGCTCGAGTTCACGCATCTGCTGGCGCAAACGGGCGATCTTCTCGTAAAGCCGCACAGTCTTCACATCGACACCAATTGGACTGGTTCGGTCTGCGGTTTCAATCGCGTCGAGGTATCGCTGAACGCTTTCCTCAATCTGCTGCTGACGCTTATCGATCTTGCCCGCCGTGTAATTCCTGCCCCGGCTGTTCACAGCCTTGAACTTGCTGCCGTCGATGGCCACCGTATCGGCAGATAGCAGTTTCAGACCGCGGCATAGTTCGACGAAACGCCGGCATACGTTCCGTATCGCCGCGCCGTTGTCGCGGCGAAAGTCTGCGATCGTCTTGAAGTCTGGTGCCAGACGTCCTGTCAGCCACATCATTTCGATATTGCGCTGGCATTCGCGCTCAAGACGCCGACTGGAAGGTACCCGGTTCAGGTAGCCGTAAATGTAGACCTTGAGCTCCACGCCCGGGTGGTAGGACGGGCGCCCCGTGACAGCCGGCGTAGCGCCGTTGAAACCAAGTTCCGCAAGGTCCAGTTTGTCGACGAAGACATCTATGATTCTGACCGGATTGTCCTGTCCTATGTAATCGTCGACGCATTCGGGAAGTAGTGCGACCTGTTTGCGGTCATCGCCTTCAACGAATCGCTTCATGAGTCACCCGGTATCAATGAGTTGATTCAGTTTAGGCGATGAGTGCGTTTTCACACAGGCTCGGCCGACTACGGTCTGACATGCGCGTGGCTAGTCTCCGTGCGCGGATTGCGGGTGCTACAGTCGGGAGACTTTAGCAATATCCATCTTATCTATTTGCAACACTCGCAGGCCTCAACTATGTTGAATAGCCGGAAGGCTCGGCTGCCGGGCGGGTGCCATGCCCGATATTCCTAGCACTCTTACGCGATTCCGAGTTCCCGACAATAGTAGGGAGACTCGGCTATGACGACACCGCTGCTCGGACAGATGATGGACGTGCCGCTGACGGTTTCCTCGCTGCTGGCCCATGCGTCACGTCACTTCGGCACGACCGAGATCGTGTCAAAGCGCATCGAAGGCGATGTGCATCGCTACACGTATCGCGACTGCGAAAAGCGCGCGAAGCAACTGACGCAGGCGCTTATCGCGCTGGAGGTGCAGCCGGGCGAGCGGATCGGCACGCTGGCATGGAACGGTTACCGCCATCTGGAAGCCTATTACGGCACGACGGGCTTCGGGGCCGTCTGCCATACCATCAACCCCCGTCTCTTCCCCGAACAGATCGCATGGATCATCAACGACGCCGATGACAGCTACGTGCTGTTCGATACGACGTTCGCGCAGCTGATCGATTGCCTTGTGCCCCGCTGCCCGAAGGTGCGTGGGTGGATCGCGCTTGCCGACGACGCACATCTGCCTGCGCTGCAGACGCCCACACCGCTCATCAGCTACGAGACGTTGCTCAAACCGCACGACGGCGCATTCGACTGGCCACTCCTCGACGAGCGCCAGGCATCGTACCTTTGTTACACCTCGGGCACGACAGGCAATCCAAAGGGCGCGCTGTATTCGCATCGCTCCACGGTGCTGCACGCGTACGCCGGTTCGCTGCCGGATGCGATGTGTCTATCGGCGCGCGACTCGGTGTTGCCTGCCGTGCCAATGTTTCATGCGAACGCGTGGGGCATGCCGCATGCCGCGCCGCTCACGGGCGCGAAACTCGTCCTTCCGGGCAAGGATCTCGACGGAAAATCCCTGTTCGAACTGATGCAGGCGGAGCGCGTCACGTATTCCGCCGGCGTGCCAACCGTCTGGCTTGGCCTGCTCAACTACATGAAGGAAGCGGGCTTGCGGTTGTCGTCACTGCAACGCGCGGTGATCGGCGGGTCCGCGTGCCCGCCGGCGATGCTGCGCACCTTCGAGGAATACGACGTCGAAGCCATTCACGGATGGGGCATGACCGAGATGTCACCGCTCGGCACGCTCGCAAAACTCAACTGGGAACAATCACAGCGGCCGCCAGACGAGCAGCGCAGGCTGCGCGAAAAGCAGGGGCACGTGATCTATGGCGTGGACATGAAGATCGTCGGCGACGATGGGCGCGATCTGCCGTGGGACGGCGTCGCGTTCGGCGAACTGCACACGCGCGGTCCGTGGGTGATCAAGCGGTATTTCCAGAAGGATGACTCGCCGCTCATCGACGGCTGGTTTCCAACCGGCGACGTGGCCACTATCGACCGGGACGGTTTCATGCGCATCACCGACCGCAGCAAGGATGTGATCAAGTCGGGAGGCGAGTGGATCAGTTCGATCGAAATCGAGAACATCGCGATCGCGCATCCGGCCGTCGCAGAGGCGGCCTGCATCGCCTGCGCCCATCCGAAGTGGCTGCAGCGGCCGCTGCTCGTCGTCGTCAAACGCAAGGACGCGGAGGTCACGCGCGACGAACTGCTCGCGTTCTACGAGGGCAAGGTCGCGAAGTGGTGGATGCCAGATGACGTTGTCTTCGTCAACGAATTGCCGCATACGGCCGTTGGCAAGCTGCACAAACTGAAGCTGCGCGAGCAGTTCTGCGATCACGTGCTGCCGTCGGCGCTCGAAGTTGAGAACTGTCCGCTTGCCGACGAGCGCGCAACCGGAGGCTCCGGGTCGAAACCTGCGGCGGAATAATCGGAAGGAGGCTGTCAAAGGGATCGCCACCGCACCGCCATTTGGTGCAACCGGCCCTAGCCGACCCGTTGCTGCCAATCGGCATGCTGCGACCGGTGCGGCGCGTTTCGGAGTACAGCGGCCACTAGCGTGCGAACCCTCCAGCAAGTGCTCGGCCTTATCGGACGTCGGAGTGTCGGCGACTGTGAGACAACTCAACGGCGCTTTGCCGCCGTTCGTTCCGGCGTAGCCTCGAACTCAGAAATCGTGATGGCCCAACAGGTATTTGCGTAAGCGTTGCTCGCGCACCGTCTAGACCGATGGCGCCAAAGTGGACAGAGTAGTCCCCACCAAACGAGTGGTGGAGACTACTTTGTCACCTAAGATTGCAATAGCCGCCAGACGGACACGCAAAGGTACTCCCAGCTTTGGCCCTCCTCCCTTACGGCTGGGATACCGCACCCTGCTCACTTCGAATATAAGCCGCACGCGGTCTTCAAGACCAGCTACGCCGCGCCGGATAATCTCATGCACGCCAAGCTTTACATAGCCAACGAACCGACCGAATGCCACATCCAACCAGCCGGATTCGTCTTGCGGCACACGCATATCTGGGCCGGATTCGACGGCACGGGCTATTTTTAGCTGCAAGTCTTCGTGCGGCATCGTAGTATTCTCACAGACTGGCGAAAATACACAGATTAGCGGGATAAGCCGCGATCCGCACAAACCCGCCGTTATGTCGAAACCACTAACGAGCACTCTAAT contains the following coding sequences:
- a CDS encoding proline dehydrogenase family protein gives rise to the protein MHALHAAGLRTTVDVLGETASSSDQAESMTREYLNLVQTLGAQNEPTELSIKLTALGLHLDEDACMARVSVILRAAASHGISACIDMEDISCTQKTLDAFLKLESDGHPVGIALQAYLTRTNDDIVPLHARKSRMRICKGIYAEAKEHLVEGASTDRATINSHFVRHVSTAIQAGSFVGIATHDAQLIDAVSNWLQREQIDRSRFEFQMLLGVCEPLRDALLAQGFNVRVYVPYGHDWYGYSTRRIKENPRIAGYILSAMIRRDRTR
- a CDS encoding 3-(methylthio)propionyl-CoA ligase, which translates into the protein MTTPLLGQMMDVPLTVSSLLAHASRHFGTTEIVSKRIEGDVHRYTYRDCEKRAKQLTQALIALEVQPGERIGTLAWNGYRHLEAYYGTTGFGAVCHTINPRLFPEQIAWIINDADDSYVLFDTTFAQLIDCLVPRCPKVRGWIALADDAHLPALQTPTPLISYETLLKPHDGAFDWPLLDERQASYLCYTSGTTGNPKGALYSHRSTVLHAYAGSLPDAMCLSARDSVLPAVPMFHANAWGMPHAAPLTGAKLVLPGKDLDGKSLFELMQAERVTYSAGVPTVWLGLLNYMKEAGLRLSSLQRAVIGGSACPPAMLRTFEEYDVEAIHGWGMTEMSPLGTLAKLNWEQSQRPPDEQRRLREKQGHVIYGVDMKIVGDDGRDLPWDGVAFGELHTRGPWVIKRYFQKDDSPLIDGWFPTGDVATIDRDGFMRITDRSKDVIKSGGEWISSIEIENIAIAHPAVAEAACIACAHPKWLQRPLLVVVKRKDAEVTRDELLAFYEGKVAKWWMPDDVVFVNELPHTAVGKLHKLKLREQFCDHVLPSALEVENCPLADERATGGSGSKPAAE
- a CDS encoding IS1182 family transposase encodes the protein MKRFVEGDDRKQVALLPECVDDYIGQDNPVRIIDVFVDKLDLAELGFNGATPAVTGRPSYHPGVELKVYIYGYLNRVPSSRRLERECQRNIEMMWLTGRLAPDFKTIADFRRDNGAAIRNVCRRFVELCRGLKLLSADTVAIDGSKFKAVNSRGRNYTAGKIDKRQQQIEESVQRYLDAIETADRTSPIGVDVKTVRLYEKIARLRQQMRELEQIRAQLKNQPDKQLSLTDQDSRSMTSDGRRTGTVGYNVQTVVDTKHHLIVEHEVTNVGNDRGQLSKMAVSAKEAMGKPGLKVLADRGYYSGPEIRSCDLAGITAYVPKPLTSASRKKGLFTKRDFVYVAKDDVYRCPAGERAIHRFNTVENEMNLRVYWPSACPRCPLKARCSPSDYRRIRRWEHEHVLEAMQRRLDRSPEAMTVRRSTVEHVFGTLKHWMGSTHFLTRTLGRVSTEMSLQVLAYNLKRVMNILGVARTTKAMRMAGS
- a CDS encoding DUF4304 domain-containing protein, whose protein sequence is MSREEMTLQLKAQFVPALRRLGFKGTLPHFRRQRENRVDLLTVQFDRHGGGFVVEIASCGVEGFTTHWGKFIPAATLTAHDLHPSQRHRLGSPGPDTDNWFRFDQGVSPTVVAERACARLDEAERWWNTQTT